The Fulvivirga ligni genome window below encodes:
- a CDS encoding SusC/RagA family TonB-linked outer membrane protein, with protein sequence MMQSSTPILKVGYARLCMLILLMSIATISFAQNPITGKITDESGAALPGASVLIKDSSKGTVTDINGNYTLTANSSDILIVSFIGYKAREIAVGSQTSINVSLSLDTQQLTEVVVVGYGTQKRADVTGAISTVEADELANLPVPTVDQALQGRAAGVTVINNGAPGNEPTIRIRGLGTVNNNNPLYVIDGVIATGLGDLNPQDIESMQVLKDASTAAVYGAKGSNGVIIVTTKKGKSGKVQVSMNAYAGSQWSNKRFDLLNSQQYLTYAKEAFQSPPRVAASDTIPAFAQLLQNNTDWQDQIFQSGLVQNYSVGVSGGGDNSTFRISGGYLSQEGIIRSTNYERYNLRANSNFKLGKLTVGENVNIAISEENPLAASGGRSVIEHTIKMAPYLPVYDSRTEGGYRGPNTGLDAQDAENPVRVLELGRRERRGVALLGNVFAELEIIDGLKARSQVGSEYKTFEYSSFTPSYNDDPEGATHTVNYANIRLSDGSLFRTTFTNSLSYSKSINKVHNIEVLALSEQVSTRTTLINTYSRNYISNDVDQVSNTDSDIGSSEYNYYRLGYLGRINYNYDERYMIAASFRRDASSRFASSNRWGSFPSAAIGWNISKEGFMDTQDFVSNLKLRASWGKTGNDNIPDYSYSAGIVDDFHYPIGGSDALGASPAGLGNSNLKWEETTMSNIGLDFAIMDYTISGSIEYYSNQSDDLLIPRVLPISSGFNNGTVIENTGSIETKGIEINLGYNHTGSQMEWSVNANLGTSKNEVLDVGENEAIVGANFESENISYSTVGQPAFQFYGWQFDGIFDSDAEANSYMQGSQYNNLNARGGDFRIVDTNNDGRITADDRTIIGNPFPTLTYGLSANLNYKGFDVSLFFNGMYGNDIYNTNIYDLEGMPRLFNAGTGVLDRWTPENNTADEVPRAGGAGTNVQVSSRFVEDGSYTRLRNITLGYNLLKTFKIQGMSKFRVYVTGMNLLTFTNYSGLDPEVGASNDIETNEAPAPIGAVATDGNGQPITNFENGIDRGNYPAPKSIVVGIEITL encoded by the coding sequence ATGATGCAATCTTCTACACCTATTTTGAAGGTTGGGTATGCCAGACTTTGTATGCTCATTCTTCTGATGTCTATTGCTACTATATCCTTTGCACAAAATCCAATTACAGGTAAAATTACCGATGAGTCAGGTGCCGCACTGCCAGGAGCTTCGGTACTTATTAAAGATTCAAGCAAAGGTACCGTTACTGATATCAACGGAAATTACACTCTCACTGCAAATTCTTCCGATATTTTAATTGTCTCCTTTATAGGATATAAGGCCAGGGAAATAGCTGTGGGTTCACAAACTTCAATTAATGTTTCTCTCTCATTAGATACCCAGCAGCTTACTGAAGTAGTTGTGGTGGGCTATGGTACTCAAAAACGGGCGGATGTAACGGGTGCTATCAGTACTGTAGAGGCCGATGAATTAGCCAATTTACCAGTTCCTACCGTAGATCAGGCTTTGCAAGGTAGAGCAGCGGGTGTAACCGTGATCAACAACGGTGCTCCCGGTAACGAGCCAACAATTCGAATCAGAGGCCTTGGTACAGTGAATAATAACAATCCACTATATGTGATTGATGGTGTCATTGCTACAGGGCTCGGTGATCTGAATCCGCAGGATATTGAATCTATGCAGGTGCTTAAAGATGCTTCTACGGCAGCAGTTTATGGTGCAAAGGGCTCTAACGGAGTTATTATTGTAACTACCAAAAAGGGTAAATCTGGCAAGGTACAAGTGAGTATGAATGCCTATGCAGGTTCACAATGGAGTAACAAGCGCTTTGATCTCCTCAACAGTCAGCAGTATCTGACCTATGCCAAAGAGGCCTTTCAGTCGCCGCCCAGGGTAGCTGCTTCAGATACTATTCCTGCTTTTGCTCAGCTACTTCAAAATAATACTGATTGGCAGGACCAAATTTTTCAAAGTGGCCTGGTGCAGAACTACAGTGTTGGCGTATCAGGAGGTGGAGATAATAGCACCTTCAGGATTTCTGGTGGTTATCTCTCGCAAGAAGGAATTATCAGGTCAACGAATTATGAAAGGTATAATTTAAGAGCTAACAGCAATTTTAAACTTGGCAAACTCACGGTGGGAGAAAATGTGAATATCGCCATCTCTGAAGAAAATCCTTTAGCGGCGTCAGGTGGTAGATCTGTGATAGAACACACCATCAAAATGGCACCATATTTACCCGTTTATGACAGCAGAACCGAAGGAGGTTATCGTGGGCCTAATACCGGATTGGACGCCCAGGATGCAGAAAACCCGGTGCGAGTGCTTGAGCTAGGAAGAAGAGAGAGACGTGGAGTGGCACTTCTAGGAAATGTATTTGCAGAATTAGAGATTATTGATGGTTTAAAAGCCAGAAGCCAGGTAGGTTCTGAATATAAAACATTTGAGTATTCAAGCTTTACGCCTTCATATAACGATGACCCGGAAGGGGCAACTCACACTGTGAATTATGCTAACATCAGATTAAGTGATGGCTCTTTGTTCAGAACCACATTTACCAATAGTTTAAGTTATAGCAAGTCCATTAATAAGGTTCATAACATAGAGGTTTTAGCATTATCCGAACAGGTAAGTACAAGGACCACACTAATCAATACCTACAGTAGAAACTATATCAGTAATGACGTGGATCAGGTATCGAATACAGATTCAGATATCGGTTCTTCTGAATATAACTATTACAGATTAGGGTATTTAGGAAGAATTAACTACAACTATGATGAGCGCTATATGATTGCCGCTTCATTTAGAAGAGATGCTTCTTCCAGGTTTGCTTCTAGCAATAGATGGGGTTCTTTCCCTTCAGCTGCTATTGGTTGGAACATCAGCAAGGAGGGTTTTATGGATACCCAGGACTTTGTTAGTAATCTGAAACTGAGAGCGAGCTGGGGTAAAACGGGTAATGATAACATCCCTGATTATTCTTATTCTGCGGGTATAGTTGATGACTTCCATTATCCTATTGGAGGCAGCGATGCCTTGGGAGCCTCGCCAGCAGGTCTTGGCAATTCCAATCTTAAATGGGAAGAGACTACCATGTCTAACATAGGTCTGGATTTTGCAATTATGGACTATACCATATCAGGATCCATAGAGTATTATTCTAATCAAAGTGATGATCTTTTGATACCCAGAGTATTACCTATTTCATCAGGTTTTAACAATGGAACGGTAATAGAAAACACAGGTTCAATAGAAACGAAAGGTATTGAGATCAATTTGGGTTATAATCATACAGGCTCACAGATGGAATGGAGCGTGAATGCTAACCTTGGTACTAGTAAGAATGAGGTCCTTGATGTAGGTGAAAATGAGGCAATTGTAGGTGCCAATTTCGAAAGTGAAAACATATCATACTCTACTGTTGGTCAACCTGCTTTCCAATTTTACGGGTGGCAATTTGACGGTATTTTTGATAGTGATGCTGAGGCAAACTCATATATGCAGGGCTCTCAGTATAACAATTTAAATGCCCGCGGAGGTGATTTTAGGATTGTAGATACCAATAACGATGGTAGAATTACGGCAGATGATAGAACAATTATCGGCAATCCATTTCCAACTTTAACCTATGGGCTCAGCGCCAATCTAAACTATAAAGGATTTGATGTTAGCCTTTTCTTTAATGGAATGTATGGTAATGACATTTATAATACCAACATCTATGACCTTGAAGGCATGCCTCGCCTGTTTAATGCTGGAACAGGTGTGCTCGATAGATGGACTCCGGAAAATAACACAGCCGACGAAGTGCCAAGAGCAGGTGGAGCAGGCACTAACGTTCAGGTGTCTAGCAGGTTTGTAGAAGACGGTTCATATACAAGGTTGAGAAACATTACTCTGGGGTATAATCTACTGAAGACCTTCAAAATCCAAGGTATGTCAAAGTTTAGGGTGTATGTCACCGGCATGAACTTATTGACCTTCACTAATTATTCAGGTCTTGATCCTGAAGTGGGTGCTTCCAACGATATAGAGACCAATGAGGCCCCGGCACCCATCGGAGCGGTGGCTACAGATGGTAACGGTCAGCCTATCACCAACTTTGAAAATGGTATAGACAGAGGAAATTATCCCGCACCAAAGTCGATTGTAGTCGGAATTGAAATCACTCTTTAA
- a CDS encoding RagB/SusD family nutrient uptake outer membrane protein — translation MKTLKYSIIFILCIGVVGSCNTDELEQVNPNQLSLETFLVTPSQVQAAVNAAYANMQTRGLYSRHMFFAMDNMGHDNDHANNPQLEADKLQYLRFTFDATHGAIRAFWESCYKGIAKTNYVLNNKEKINAVEGLAEADRDRIYGEAMFLRAFYYFLIVTRFGDAPLITTIPEGGDGFGKSPKASIYEQISADLNAAALVLPTEEDGTYEPGRATKGAAYALLGKALLYQGTDYTAAKNAFEKVYGKYALVDNYEENFQEETEHNSESIFEVEYDETLGTSAQWNSDANGVGLNESTFRGQEYGFNDWFNVYPSSDLVSEYEDGDVRKAQTFYFNGDTFSGGTVSLPSYDNTDDGIENPVQRPQAWRKYQNYYKRANEQTNSSINFRVIRYADVLLMMAEVENELGNIGPAVDYMNEVRERAGMPYYGTTEMNDAGYPVSTKEEVFNALVHERRVELAGEQARFPDLVRWGLAEQELGQFGFSSNKNEVFPIPQAEINSNNALTNADQNQGY, via the coding sequence ATGAAAACGTTAAAATATTCAATAATATTCATCCTTTGCATTGGGGTGGTGGGGTCGTGTAACACAGACGAGCTTGAACAGGTAAACCCCAATCAATTGTCCTTGGAAACCTTTTTGGTCACTCCATCACAAGTGCAGGCTGCAGTGAATGCCGCCTATGCAAACATGCAGACTCGCGGTCTTTATTCCAGGCATATGTTTTTTGCTATGGACAATATGGGACATGATAATGACCATGCGAATAACCCACAGTTAGAAGCAGATAAGCTTCAATATTTAAGGTTCACTTTTGATGCCACCCACGGAGCCATCCGGGCTTTTTGGGAAAGCTGCTACAAAGGCATAGCCAAGACGAATTACGTGCTCAATAATAAAGAGAAAATTAACGCTGTTGAAGGCCTGGCAGAGGCTGACAGAGATAGGATATATGGAGAAGCTATGTTTCTTCGAGCGTTCTATTATTTCTTAATTGTAACAAGATTTGGAGATGCCCCTTTGATCACAACCATACCCGAAGGTGGTGACGGTTTCGGTAAAAGCCCTAAGGCTTCCATTTATGAGCAAATTTCCGCTGATCTTAATGCGGCTGCTTTAGTTCTTCCTACTGAGGAGGATGGTACATATGAGCCGGGAAGAGCTACCAAAGGAGCGGCTTATGCTCTTCTGGGTAAGGCCTTGCTATATCAGGGAACTGACTATACAGCTGCAAAAAATGCTTTTGAAAAGGTATATGGAAAGTATGCTCTGGTAGATAATTATGAGGAGAATTTTCAGGAGGAGACGGAGCATAACAGTGAATCTATCTTTGAAGTAGAGTATGACGAAACACTGGGAACTAGTGCGCAGTGGAATTCTGATGCCAATGGCGTAGGATTGAACGAGTCAACTTTTAGAGGTCAGGAATACGGATTTAATGATTGGTTCAATGTGTACCCGTCAAGTGATCTGGTTAGCGAATATGAAGATGGTGATGTCAGAAAAGCCCAGACTTTCTATTTTAATGGTGATACTTTTTCTGGGGGCACAGTGAGTCTTCCTTCTTATGATAATACCGATGATGGTATTGAAAATCCTGTTCAAAGACCACAGGCCTGGAGGAAATATCAGAATTATTACAAGCGTGCTAATGAGCAAACTAACTCTAGTATCAACTTCAGGGTAATAAGATATGCCGATGTACTCTTGATGATGGCCGAGGTAGAAAACGAGCTTGGAAATATAGGACCAGCGGTAGATTACATGAATGAAGTGCGTGAAAGAGCAGGGATGCCTTATTACGGCACTACAGAGATGAATGATGCAGGCTATCCGGTTTCAACCAAAGAGGAAGTATTTAATGCTTTGGTGCATGAAAGAAGGGTAGAGCTAGCTGGTGAACAAGCACGCTTCCCTGATTTGGTGAGATGGGGGCTGGCCGAGCAGGAGCTGGGGCAGTTTGGATTTTCTTCTAACAAGAATGAAGTTTTCCCTATTCCGCAGGCAGAGATTAATTCGAATAATGCTCTGACCAACGCAGATCAAAATCAGGGCTATTAG